One genomic region from Actinocatenispora thailandica encodes:
- a CDS encoding YciI family protein — MKYALLICDDETAAPSNEELAADPVHQAWLDDLERRGARLTGARLRPVVDATTVRVRDGETLVSDGPFAETKDFVGGFAIVECASLDEAIEIAAGHPYARWGAVEIRPVWE; from the coding sequence ATGAAGTACGCGCTGTTGATCTGCGACGACGAGACGGCCGCACCGAGCAACGAGGAGCTGGCCGCCGACCCGGTGCACCAGGCGTGGCTCGACGACCTGGAACGCCGCGGCGCCCGCCTGACCGGCGCCCGGTTGCGTCCGGTGGTGGACGCGACCACGGTGCGGGTCCGGGACGGCGAGACGCTGGTGTCGGACGGCCCGTTCGCCGAGACGAAGGACTTCGTCGGTGGTTTCGCCATCGTCGAGTGCGCCAGCCTGGACGAGGCGATCGAGATCGCCGCCGGCCATCCGTACGCGCGCTGGGGCGCGGTCGAGATCCGCCCGGTCTGGGAGTGA